The Roseomonas haemaphysalidis genome segment ACCCGCGACCTGCTGTCGGCCAGCACGGAAGGCGCGACCCACGGCCTCGGCCAGCGGATCACCGCGCTGGTGCGCTACACCTTCTGACACCCGCCGCCGCCCCCCGGCCGGAAACGGCCGGGGGTTCGCTCAGCCGTCTTCCAGGTGCAGCAGCAGGGCAAGCGCCAGCATCAGCCCCGCGACGGAGGGCGCCCAGGCGGCGAGCTCCACCGGCAGGGTGCCGGCCTGGCCGAACTCCTCCGCCACCTTGTCCAGCAGAAACAGCGCGAAGCCGGCGCCGACGCCGAAGCCCAGCGTGCGCGCCACGTCGCCGCGCCGCGACTGGCGCATGGAAAAGCCCGCCGCCAGCAGCGACATGGCAACCGCGAGCAGCGGCGTGGACAGGAGCGAATGGAAATGCAGCCGGTGCTTGGTGGCCGAAAAGCCCGAGGCCTCCAGGATCTCGATGAATTCCGGCAGCGCCCAGAAGGATAGGGTGTCAGGGCTGGCGAAGCTGTCCTCGATGCGGTCGGGCGTCAGGGTGGTGGGCACCACCAGCGGCGCCGGCAGGCCCGGCTGGCGGTTGGCACCGAAGCTCACCGCATCGCGCAGCGCCCAGGTGCCGTCCACCAGCCGCGCTTCGGGCGATTCCACCCGCACCAGGGGGCGGTCGGCGGCCGACATGCGCCACAGCGAGACGTCGCGCAGCCGGAAGCCGCCCTGCCCCAGCTCCGGCCGGCCGGCCATGATGATGGTGCCGCCGGGGTCGAGGTCGGTGTCCGCCTGCCGCAGCCACAGCCGGCCGCCGGCCAGGGTGGCGGGGCCGGACGCGTTGCGCAGATAGGTGGCGTCCAGCCGCTCGGCGCGGGAGAACATGGCGGCCGACAGGGGCGACACCACGGTGATGGCCAGCGTGCCGAGGCACAGCGCCACCAGCGCCGGGCCCAGCAGGAAGCCCCAGGCGGAAACGCCGGCCGCGCGCGCCACCACCAGCTCGGACGAGCGGGCCAGGCGCCAAAAGGCGATGATGCCGCCGAGCAGGATGCCGAAGGGCAGGATCTGCAGCATCACGTAGGGCAGCCGCAGCCCGGCGATGGTGATGACCAGCGCGAAGCCGGCATCGGCGCGCGTCGCGGCGCGGCGCAGCAGCTCGATGAAATCGAACAGCGCCACCAGCCCGGTCAGCGCCAGGATCAGCAGGATGGCCATGGCCGCGAAGCGCCGCGCCACATAGGCCGAAAGGGTAAAAGCGATGGGCATGGGCGCGCGCTCAGCTCAGGCGGGGTTCAGGCAGGGCGGCGTCGTCGTCATCGTCATCATCGGCCAGATCATGCGCGCCCGTCGGCAGGCGGGGCTTGCGGCGCGGCAAGCCGGGCGAGCCCAGCAGCACCCACAGCCCGCCCACCGCCGGCAGTGCCACCTGCAGCCAGATCAATGGGATATAGGCATTGTTGCGGGCCGCGGCATTGCCGCCGGCCAGCCCCAGCGCCAGCAGCCCGACCACCAGGGCGACACCCGTGGCCGCCGGGCGCGAATCGCCATGGCGGCGGAAAGCGGTGCCCAGCGCCGTGGCCAGTGCCACCAGCGCGAAGGCCAGCGCCGTGAAGGGCGAGGCCAGCCGCTGGTGGCCCTCGGCGCGGAACTTGCGGATGTCGCGATCCGGCAGGTTCTCGGCCGGATCCGGGTTCAGCAGCTCGTCCACGAAGCGCTCGCGCGAGTCGCGGTTGCGGCCGCCATCCTGCTGGCTGCGGGACGAGGTGGCGAGGTCCAGGCTGTTTTCGGTGAAGGTCAGCACCGACAGGCGCGGCGCCGGGTTGGCGGCACCGGGCGGCGCCTGCTCCAGGGTTTGCCGCACGCCGTTCAGCAGTGTCACGCGCGGGCCGCGCGGCGTGCTGACCAGCCGCCCCTCCTCCGCCATGATGGTGACCGGCGCGCCGGGCTGGCGGCTGTCATGCACCATGATGCCGCGCAGGTTGCCGTCCGGGTCGCGCCGGCGGGCATAAACCGTCAGGTCATCGCCCAGGGCGCTGAACACGCCCTCCTGCACCAGGATGGCGGCCATCTCGTTGCGGATCTCGTACTGCCATTCGCGAAAGGCGGAATGGCTGACCGGCACCAGCCAGAGCTGCAGAAACAGGCACAGGCCGGTGCAAAGGGTGGCCAGCACCAGTGCCGGCCGCGACAGCCGCCAGTCCGACAGCCCCGCCGCGCGCATCACCACCAGCTCGCGGTCGCCCGCGAGCCGCACATAAGTGAACAAGGTGACCACGAAGGTGGTGATCGGCAGGATCACCGCCACGAAGGAGGGCAGCAGCAGCCCGGTCAGCTCCACGAACACCGCCGCCGACAGGCCGCGGTCCAGCACCAGCTCGATGAAGCGGAGGCTTTGGGTCAGCCATACCAGCGCGGCCAGGCCAACCGTGACGGCGACCAGCGTGACGGACAACTGGCGGAACAGATAACGGTCGAGGCGGTTCATGCGCGGCCTGAATAACCTTTCCGGGCGGCCAAGGGAAACCGTCCGGTGGGCGATGTGGACCGGGGGACGCGCCATGTGAAGGGAGCGACGTGTTACGGAGGTTGTCCGGCGGCGGGAGGGCGTGGCCGGGGGTCGCCGCCCCCTGGCCCCCCGCTGGGGTGGCAGTACCACCCCAGACCCCGCCGAAAGAAAGCGTCTAGAGCATTCAAGCCCGAACGCGGCACCGGAAAACTTCATGTGAAGCAGCGCGGGCTGGCACCCCAGTCGCCGGGGGTCATTGACCCCTGGCGCGCAGGTCCCGCAATGGCCGGGAATGCCGGGGTCCGGGGTGGCTCAGCCACCCCGGCGGGGGCCAGGGGGCAGCGCCCCCTGCCTTTCGGTCAGGCCGGCAACACCGCCACGCCCTTGCCGCCCAGGCTGATCCCCACCGGCTCGCCGACGCCGCGCATGCGGTTGGTGTGCGGGTCGATCACGAACATGTCGCCCGCCTCGGTGGCCAGGGTGTATTCCATCAGCCCGCCCAGATAGGCGGCCTTGCTGACCGTGCCGCGCAGCATGGCCGCCGGGTCGGCGGCGTCGTGCAGGGCGATGGCCTCGGGCCGGACGGCCAGCTGGATCGCGCCTTCCCGGGCACCGCGGTGCGGCAGGGTCAGGGTGGCGGGGCCGAGCGTCACCTTGGCCAGCTCGCCCTCCCGGTGGGAAAGCGTGGCGTCCAGCCGGTTGGCCTCGCCCACGAAGCCGGCGACAAAGGCGTTGGCAGGCTGCTCGTAGAGATCGCGCGGCGTGCCTTCCTGGGCGATCACCGCCTGGTTCATGACGATGATCTTGTCGGAGATCGCCAGTGCCTCGGCCTGGTCGTGGGTGACATAGGCCACCGTGACGCCGAGCCGCTGCTGCAGGTCACGAATCTCCTCGCGCATGCGGCGGCGCAGCCGGGCATCGAGGTTGGACAGCGGCTCGTCGAACAGCAGCACGGCGGGCTCCAGCACCAGGGCGCGGGCCACGGCCACGCGCTGCTGCTGGCCGCCGGACAGCTCCGACGGCAGCCGCTCGCCGAAGCCGGACAGGCCCACCGATTCCAGCGCCGCCAGCGCCGCCTCCCGCACCCGGGCCTTGGGCTGGCGGGACACGGCAAGGCCGTAGCCGACGTTTTCCAGCACGTTCATGTGCGGGAACAGGGCGTAGGACTGGAACACCATGGACACGTCGCGCTCGGCCGGCGGCAGGGCGGACACGTCCCGCCCGCCGATCAGCACGCGGCCGGAGGTGGGGTATTCCAGCCCCGCGATCATGCGCAGCGTGGTGGTCTTGCCGCAACCGGACGGGCCCAGCAGCGTGCACAGCGTGCCGGCCGGGATGGTGAAGGACACGTCCCGCACCGCCGTGGCGCTGCCACCATAGGACTTGGTGACGTTCTCGAAGCGGACTTCTGCGGCGCGGGTCATGCGATGGCTCCGGGAACAGGCGCGGCGGCGGCGGGCGTGGCGGCGGCGCGGCGGCCGATGCGGCGGCGGCCGACGGCCAGGTTCATCAGCCCCAGCACCGCCAGCATCAGCACGATCAGCACCAGCGAGGTGGAGATGGCCAGGCCGTAGTCGCCGTTGATGATGCGGTTGACGATGAAGACGGTGGCCAGCTCCGTCTCGGCCGTGACCAGGAAGATGACGGCGGAGACGGTGGTCATGGCGCGCACAAAGGAATAGGTGAGCCCCGCCACGATGGCCGGCCGCAACAGCGGCAGCACCACGCGGCGGAAGGCGTCCAGCCCGCCGCCGCCCAGCGTGTGGGAGGCCTCGTCCAGCGAGCGGTCGATCTGCGCCATGGCGGCCATGCCGGAGCGCAGGCCCACCGGCAGATTGCGGAACACGAAGCAGGCGACGATGATCGCCCCCGTGCCCGCCAGCTCCAGCGGCGGCAGGTTGAAGGCCGCCAGGTAGGCGACGCCGATCACGGTGCCCGGCACCGCGAAGGACAGCAGCGTGGCGAATTCCAGCGCGCCCTTGCCGGCGAAGCGGGTGCGGGAAAACAGCCAGGCCGCCAGGATGCCGAGTGCCGCCGTGATGGGTGCCGAGATGGCGGCGAGTTCCAGCGTCGTCAGCACGCTGTTCCAGGCGAGGCCGGTGAACTGCCCGCCCTCGATGGAAAAGGCCTTGGCGAAGTGGCGCAGCGTCGGCGTGTAGTCGCGGCCCCAGACCTCCACGAAGCCGCCCATGAAGGCCAGCACGTAAAGCCCGACGGTCAGCGCGCCCCAGGTGCCGGCGACGGCCACGCACAGCCGGCGCACGCCGCGCGGCAGCGGCGGCGGCAGGCCGGAATCGCCCTTGCCGGAGATGGACACGTAGGACTTCCGCCCCGTCAGCCGCTGCTGCAGGAAGAAGACGACGAGCGTGAGGACCAAGAGGATCAACGACAGGGAGGCGGCGCGCCCGGCATCCGCCTGGGCGCCGACGACGGCGAAGAAGATCTCGGTGGCCAGCACGTTGAAGGAGCCGCCCAGCACCACGGCGTTGCCGAAGTCCGCGATGCTTTCCACGAAGCCCAGCAGGAAGGCATTGGCCAGACCCGGCAGCAGCAGCGGCAGGGTGACGGTGCGGAAGGTGACGCGCTCATCGGCCCGCAGCGTGGAGGAGGCTTCCTCCAGCGTCGGCGACAGCCCCTCCACCACGCCGATCAGCACCAGAAAGGCGATGGGGGTGAAGGCGAAGAGCTGCGCCAGCAGCAGGCCCGGCAGGCCATAAATCCAGCGCCCCAGCTCCCAGCCGAACCAGGAGGAGGCGGCCTGGGACAAGAGGCCGGAGCGCCCGAAGATCAGGATCAGCCCGAGGCCCAGGATAAAGGGCGGCGTGACGATGGGCAGCACCGTCAGCCAGCGCAGCGGCCCGGGAAACCGCAGCCGCCCGCGCGTGACCAGCAACGCGAAGGCGAGGCCGAGCGCGGTGGTGCCGGCCGCCGTCAGCAGCGCCAGCAGAAGCGTGTTCCACACCACGCCGCAGCGTGGCGCGCCGGCCAAACAGCCCAGGCCCCAAAGGCGGTCATCCGCCAGCCGCGTGACGGCCGAGGCGGGGGCGAAGCCGCCGGCGGCGTCGCGAAAGGCGCCGGCCATCATCTGGCCGATCGGCAGGATGGTGAAGACCACGATGGCGACCGTCAGCACCGCCGCCACGGTGGCCGTGAAGGCATCGCCCCGAAAGGCGCCACGCCCGGCGAGGCCCGCCGCCAGCAGCACGATCAGCGCACCGGAAACGACGGTACCGCCCCAGCCGATGCCGTATTGCCGTGCCTCCGTGTCACCCCAGGCGGCCTGCAGCCAGGGGGCCATCCAGCCGCGCGGGCCGATGCTCCAGCCCTGGGCCGCCAGCAGCATCAGGCCGAGGCCGCCCGCCAGCAGGAACAGCCAGGAGCGGGCCGGGCGCGACATCGGCAGCACGGCACCCGCCAGTCCGGCCAGCGGCGCCACCACCGCCGGCCACAGCCACCAGCGGCCTTCCGCCAGGATCATGCCGAGCGCCGGCGCACCGTCCGGATCGGTCAGCCAGGCGCCGCCGGCATAGGAAAGGGAGCCGATGCCGTCCTGCAACAGGTACCAGGGCAGCAGCAGGCTGGCGGCCAGCGCGATGGCGCTGGACCAGAAACCGGCGGAACGCATCTGCGCGCGGCCTTAGCGCGGCAGGCTGTTGACCTCGCGGTCCCAGCGCTCGATCAGCCGGCGGCGCTCGGCCGAGGCACCGTACTTGGCGAAGTCGTAGTCGATCAGGCGGATCTGATCCATCTTGGGGGCTTCGGCCGGCACCGGCGTGTTGCGGTTGGACGGCGTCTGGAACTGCTTGGTTTCCGCGCCCAGCTGCTGCGCCGCCGGCGTCAGCGCCCAGTCGTAGAAGCGGCGCGCGTTGCGCTCGTTGCGGGCTCCCGCGATGATCGACATGGAGCCGATCTCATAGCCCGTGCCCTCGCACGGGACCACGTACTGCACGGGAAAGCCGCCGAGGCGCTCCGTCACCGCGTCATGCACGAAGGAGATGGACACGCCCGTCTCGCCGCGCGCCACCGCCTTGATCGGGCCGGTGCCGGAACGCGGATAGGCGTTGACGTTGCGGTGCAGGGCCTTGAGGTATTCGAAGGCCGGCTCCTCGCCCATCAGCTGCACGATGGTGGCGATCATCACGTAGGCGGTGCCGGAGGACTGCGGGTTGGCCATCTGGATCTCGCCGCGGAAGCGGGCGTCCAGCAGGTCCTTCCAGCAGGCGGGCGGCGCGGCGTTGCGGCGGGCCAGCAGCTCCGGGTTGTAGCCGAAGCCCATGGCGCCGGCGTAGATGCCCACCGTGCGGTAATGGCTCTGCTCGGCCTGCTTGCGCGCCCAGTCGTGCAGCTGGTCCAGCATGGGGGAGCGGTATTCGGCGCTCAGCTTGTCCTCGGCCGCCTGCAGGTGCGGGTCGCCGGTGCCGCCGAACCAGATGTCGCCGCGCGGGTTCTGCGCCTCGGCGCGGATCTGCGCCAGCACCTCGCCGCTGCCCTTCTGGGACACGTTGACGCGGATGTTGGTTTCTTTCTGGAAGGCGTTCGCCGCCGCCTGGCACCATTCCACCTGCGCTGAGCAGTAGACGTTCAGCGAACCCTGCGCGGCGGCGGGCAGCGCGCCCAGCGTGAGGGTCGCGGCAAAAGCCACGGCCAGGGTGGCGAGATGGCGCGGTCGCATGGGCGGCTCCTCCGGCTCGCCCTTGGTGGGCGGCGCTTCGGGCGGCTGAATGCAACAAAACTGTCACATTTGCAACGGTGCCGGTTGCCCCCCGGCCGGTCACCACATGGTGTCCCGCGCGCGCTCGCCCCAGCTCCGGTCATAGGTGTCGCCGCCCACACGCCCCTGGCTCATCTCCGCCAGGATCTGCCCGGGCGTCGGCAGGCTGCGCGGGTCCACGTGGCTGTCGGCGCGCCACAGGCCGGAACGGATCAGCGCCCGGGCGCACTGGAAATACACCTCCCGCACCGTGACGACCATGACGCTGCGCGGGGCCTTGCCTTGCACCGCAAAGGAACCGAGCAGCGCCGGGTCGTCCTCGATCACGGCATGGCCGTTGACCCGCAGGGCATTGCCGATGCCGGGGATCAGGAACATCAGCCCGACGCGCGGGTCGCGCACCACGTTGAGCAGGCTGTCGATGCGGTTGTTGCCCCGCCGGTCCGGCAGCAGCAGCGTTTCGCTGTCCGCCACGCGCACGAAGCCCGGCAGGTCGCCGCGCGGCGAGCAGTCCAGCCCTTCGGGACCGGAGGTGGCCAGCGCCAGAAAGGGCGAGGCCTCGATGAAGCGCCGGTAATGCGGCGTGACGTGGTGCGCGACCTTGGCCGTCGAGGCCTCGCCCACCGCATCGGCGCCACCGTAGATGCGCCGCAGATCCGCTGCCGTCTCGATCACCGCCATAGCTGTTCCCCCTGCTGCCGGACGAGGGATTGCTAGATCGGCGGGATGAACCGCGATATCGAGAAGTTCTGCCCGATCCGTGAGTTTCGCTCACCAAGGAGCCGCCGTGCGCCGCCTGCCCCCCTTGTCCGCGCTGCGGTCCTTTGAAGCGACCGCGCGGCTCGGCTCCGTCACCCAGGCGGCGGCGGAGCTGGGGCGCACGCATGGCGCGGTCAGCCGGCAACTGCGCTCGCTGCAGGATGCGGCGGGCTTCGCGCTGTTCGACAAGGCGGGCACGGGGCTGCGGCTGAACGCGCACGGCACGGCCATGCTGCGCTTTGTCGCGCGGGCCCTGGACACCCTGGAAGAGGGCTGGGACCGGCTGCGCGACGATGCCGGCGGCCCGGTGCTGCACGTGGCCTGCAGCGCCACCTTCGCCATGCGCTGGCTGGTGCCGCGGCTGCCGGGCTTCTACCAGACCTGCGCGGATGCGCGGCTGCGGCTGTCCATGACCACCGCGCGCGAGCTGCGCTTCGAAGGCGCCGACCTGGTGGTGGCCTGGGACCGGTCCACCTATCCGGCGGCGGACCGGGCACGGGCCATCCCGCTGGGCGAGGTCGCCTTCGGCCCGGTGTGCGCCCCCGGATACCCGGCCGGGCCCGACGGGTCCTGCTTCCGCATGCCGGCGCGGATCGGCCATGACCACACCGCGCGGGCCTGGGACAACTGGCAGGCGCGCGCGGGCCTGGTGCCGGCCTTCGGCACGGAGCTGCGCTTTCCACACACGCATCTCTGCATCGAGGCGGCGATCGCGGGGCTCGGCGTCGCCATGGTGGAACGGCGGCTGGTGCTGGACGAGCTGGCCACCGGCCGCCTCGTGGCCCCCTGCGGCTTCACGGGCTTCGCCGAGGGCTGGGCGGCGGTGCCGTTTTCCGGCCGGGCGGATACGCCGGCGGCCCACGCCTTTCTGCGGTGGCTGCGCGAAACCCTGGCGTGAGTCCTCGCGCCGCCCCTCTCAGCCGGCGAGCAGCGACGCGGCGCCGCCCAGCATCGCCGCTGCCGCCGCCGGCATCACCCAGCGCGGCCGGAAGGTGAGCAGCAACACCACCGGCAGGGCCGCCGCCGTTAGCAGCCCGGTCCAGTTCACCACCCCGAGGCCCCAGCCATCGGCCCGCACCAGCGGCAGCGGCGACAACAGCAGCAGCAGCCAGCCGGCGCCGGCCAGCAGGCGGCGGCGCAGCGGCGCGATGCGCCGCCGGCCCAGCACCTGTTCATGATGCCGCTCCATGCTCAGGCACAGCAGCACGAACCCGGCATGCGCGCAGGCGAAGCCCAGCCCGTTCACGGCGTGGACGCCAGCGGAGCCGCCGGGGCCGCGGCGCGGCGCGCCGGCGGCGCCGCCGCCGCCTTGTGCCGGTGCACGAACCAAGCCGCCGTGGCCAACAGCGCCGCGACCGCCAGCAGCCCCAGCGCGAAGCCCGCCCGCACCCAGTCGCCCTGCAGGACGGATGCCAGCAGGTGGCGCTCCGTCACCACCGCGTCCAGCAGCGGCAGCAGGGCGAACAGCAGCGCGCCGGCGGCGAACTGCTCCATCCAGGCGCGGCGGCCGCGCCGCAGCAGCGGGTGCACGAGGCAGGCGGCCCAGGCGATGAAGAAGACGTGGATTTCCCAGTCCGCGCGGCTGGGCAGGTCCAGCGGCAGCAGCCGGTTGGCCATCAAGAATGCGGCCATGGCCAGCGGCATGCCGGCGATGGTGGCGACGTTCAGCAGCTCCACCAGCCGGGTGCCGAAGCCGGGGCCGCCGCGGCGTTCCGCCTGCTGCCGCTGCTTGACGGCCCACAGCACGCAGCCGGTGGCCACCATGGCGGTGCCGGCCAGCCCCGCCAGCACGAACAGCCCGCGCAGCAGCGGCCCGGCGAAGCGGCCGATATGCAGCCCATACATCACGCCCCGGGTTTCCGCCGCCGCGCCGCCGGCGCCGCTGCTGGCGACCAGCACACCGGTCGCGCCGCTGAAGGTGACGGACTGCGCGCTGTAGGACAGCCGCTCGGAATCGCGGCGCACCAGCTGCACCGTGGCATTGCTGTCGCCGGCATGGGACACGACGATGCGCCCCACCGTGCCGCCGCCCCAGTGGTCGGACGCCTGCCGCACCAGCGGCGCCACGGGCACCAGCGGCGCGGCCACGCCGGCCGGGCGGCGCGGCGGCGGATTGCCGGACAGCTCGGCATTGAAGGCGGCGCGGTCGTTGGGATAGGCCTGCTGCACGCCCCAGGGCATCGCCATCATCATGAAGATGACCAGCCCGGTATAGGTGATCATCAGGTGATAAGGCAGCGCCAGCACGGCGCTGACGTTGTGCGCGTCCAGCCAGGAGCGCTGCCCCTTGCGCGGGCGGAAGGTGAAGAAGTCCGCGAAGATGCGGCGGTGGGTGATCACGCCGCTGACGATCGCCACCAGCATGACCATGGTGCAGGCCGTGACGATCCAGCGGCCCCAGAAGACGCTGACGTAGTGCAGCTGGAAGTGGAAGCGGTAGAAGAACTCGCCGCCCATGGTGTCGCGCGCCGCGACGGTTTGTCCGGTCGCGGGGTCCAGCGCGGCCTCGCGAAAGCGGCGCCCGCCGCCCTGCGCGTCGCGCCAATACACCCGCGTCACGTTGTCGCGCCCGTCGGGCAGGGTGATGAACCAGGATGGCGAGCCCGGCGCCATCTGCTGCATGGCGGCCACCGCGACCTCGGCGTCGCGTGGGCCGGGGGGCGCGGCCATGGCGATCTCGGGCCGCATCCACACGGAGATTTCCGGCCGCAGATAAGCGGCCGTGCCGGTCAGAAACACCGCGAACAGGATCCAGCCCACCAGCAGGCCGGACCAGCTGTGCAGCCAGGCCATGGATTGACGGAAGCCGTCCTTCACGCGCCGGCCCCCCGCAGCAGCAGCACCCCGCCCAGCAGCGCCGCCGGAACGGCGATGCCGGCGCAGGCCCGCAATGGGCCGCGGGCCGCGAAGGCCCAGACCACGGCGGCGGCGTAGACCGCGAAGCTGGCCATGCTGGCGGTCAGCACCGCCTCCACCCGCGCCAGCGGCAGCGTCGCGGACAGCAGCATGGTGAACAGGGCGGCCAGGGCGTAGCCGCCCCCCACCGCCACCACCACCCGCACCGCGACATCGAGCCGCCGCCTTGTTGCCGCCCCCGGCGCGAACCGGGCACGGAGGGGATGGGCCCCGCGCGGCGTCATGGCCGGCCCGCCGCCAGCAGGGCCGCGATGGGCGCGGGCAGCTGGGGCCGGAACGGCGGTAAGGCCCGGCACAGGGTCATGCGCGGTTCCAATGCGTGCTATTGCGATGCATTCTCATATTGCAGGGCCGCTGCAAGCTCAACCGCCATCTGCCGCCGCTACGCATGCGTCAGGCTTCCGGGAGCCATGGCGTGAACGCGCCCTGACATGCGACTGAGTATCAACTAGGCTCCGGGCACAGGCCCGACGCCGGGCCGCGGGAGCGGGCACGTGCTGGTATCGTTTCTGATCATGCTGCGCGAAGGGCTGGAAGCCGCGCTGGTTGTCGGCGTCGTCGCGGGCTGCCTGCGGCGGCAGGAGCAGGGCGGCTGGATGCCGCTGGTCTGGATTGGCGTGCTATGCGCCGTGCTGGCGTGCCTGGGCGCCGGGCTGCTGCTGGACCTGCTGGGCAGCGAATTCCCGCAGCGGCAGCAGGAGATGTTCGAGGCGGCTGTGAGCCTGCTGGCCGCCACCATGCTCACCGCCATGGCCTTCTGGATGCGCCGCGCCGGCCGCGCCATGGCGGGCGAGATGCGCGCGCGGGTGGCACGGGCGGTGGGCAGCGGCTCGGCCTGGGCGCTGGTGGCCATGGTGTTCCTGGCCGTGGCGCGCGAAGGGCTAGAGGCGGTGATCTTCCTGCTGGCGCTGCTGCGGCAAAGCGAGGGCTGGTCGGTGCCGCTGGGCGCCGTGCTGGGGCTGGCCGCCGCCGCGCTGGCCGGCACCGCCATCGCCTGGGGCGGCGTGCGGCTGCCGCTGGCGCGCTTCTTCCGCTGGACCGGCGTGGTGCTGCTGCTGGCCGCCGCCGGGTTGGCCGCCGGCGCGCTGCGGGCGCTGCACGAGGCCGGGCTGTGGAACGCCCTGCAGCAGGTGCCCTTCGACCTCAGCCACACGCTGCCGGCCGATGGCGCGGCCGGCGCCGTGCTGGCCGGGCTGTTCGGCTATGCCGACCGCCCCAGCCTAGGCGAGCTGGCGCTCTACCTCCTGTTCCTGCTGGTGACGCTGCCGCTGTTCCTGGCGCCGCAGCCGCCGGCCGCGGCCCCGGCGGCACGCGCGTGAGCGCCGGGCCGCCGCGCGGCGCCGTCCGCCTGGGCTACGGCTTGGTGGCGCTGCTGGCCGTGGGGGTGGGCGCGCTGGGGGTGCTGGACTGGCGGGCACACCGCGCGGGCCGCGGGACGCCGGAGGAAGCGGCCGTGACCGTGACGGTCACCGCCCATGCCTGCGAGCCGGACAGCCTTTCCGTGCCGGCCGGGCGCAGCGTGTTCCGCATCGTCAATCGGAGCGAGCGCCTGCTAGAATGGGAGATCCTGGACGGCGTGATGGTGCTGGAAGAGCGCGAGAACATCGCCCCCGGCCTCAGCCAGCGGCTGGTGGCCCGGCTGGCGCCGGGCGACTACAGCATCACCTGTGGCCTGTTGGGCAACCCGCGCGGACGGCTGCGGGTGCTGCCGGCGGCGGGTGGCGCCGGCCGCGCGGCACCGGATCTGCGCGCCCTGGTCGGTCCCATGGCCGAGTATCAGGTGTACCTGACGCTGGAAGGCGTCGCCCTGTCGGACGCCATGGAGGATCTGGCGCGCAGCGTGGCACAGGGCGGCGACGCCGCGCCCGCCCTGGCCGCCGCGCATGCCGCCTACCAGCACCTGCGTCCGGTCAGCCGGCTGGCGCAGGCGCCGCTGGACCTGAAGCTGGACGCGCGGGCGGACGAGCTGGCGGGCGGCGAGGCCGACCCCGCCTTCACCGGCTTTCAGCGCCTGGACCTGGCGCTGCGCCGGGGCGATGGCACCGCCCCCGCCATGGCCGCCGGATTGCAGGCCGATGTCGCGACGCTGCTGGACAGCATGGCCCGGAGCATGCCGCCGCCCGACCGCATGCTGGCCGGCGCCGCGCTGATGGCGCGCCAGGCGGCGGAAACGCCCGACCCCGCGCTGGCGGGGGCGATGCTGGAAGGCGCCGCCGAGGTGGTGCGCCTGCTTGCCCGCCCCGTCCAGGCCTGGGACGCGCCGGGGGTGGCACGCATGCGGGGCGGCCTCGCCGCCGCACGCGCCGCCCTGGCCGCCGGCCCGACGGAACGCCGCGCGGCCTTGCTGGACCTGGCCGAAGGGATCGACGCTTTGCGCGACAGCCTGGGCCAGGGGTGACGGAAGGGGAACGCACCGCATGACCGACCACGATGCGCGGCCCGGCCGCTGCCCGCTCCGCCCCCCTGCCCCGCCCGCCGCCGCCGGCCGGCGCGGCCTGCTGCTGGGCCTGGCCGGCGGCGGTGCCGCGCTGACGGCGGGCACGGCGCGGGCGGCTGGCGCGGCGTTGATGCAAAGCCCGCCGGGGCGCGATGCCGCGGCATCCAGCCAGGCGATCCCGTTTCACGGCCCGCATCAGGCCGGCATCCTCAACCCGCCGCCGGCGGCGGGCATGGTCGCCGCCTTTGACGTGCTGGCCGGGTCGCGCGAGGAACTGGCGCAGTTGTTCCAGCTGCTGACCACGCGCATCCGCTTTCTGATGCAGGGCGGCACGCCGCCGGCCGAGGACCCGCGCTTTCCGCCGGCCGATTCCGGCATCCTCGGCCCCGTCATCCT includes the following:
- the lptG gene encoding LPS export ABC transporter permease LptG, with the protein product MPIAFTLSAYVARRFAAMAILLILALTGLVALFDFIELLRRAATRADAGFALVITIAGLRLPYVMLQILPFGILLGGIIAFWRLARSSELVVARAAGVSAWGFLLGPALVALCLGTLAITVVSPLSAAMFSRAERLDATYLRNASGPATLAGGRLWLRQADTDLDPGGTIIMAGRPELGQGGFRLRDVSLWRMSAADRPLVRVESPEARLVDGTWALRDAVSFGANRQPGLPAPLVVPTTLTPDRIEDSFASPDTLSFWALPEFIEILEASGFSATKHRLHFHSLLSTPLLAVAMSLLAAGFSMRQSRRGDVARTLGFGVGAGFALFLLDKVAEEFGQAGTLPVELAAWAPSVAGLMLALALLLHLEDG
- the lptF gene encoding LPS export ABC transporter permease LptF: MNRLDRYLFRQLSVTLVAVTVGLAALVWLTQSLRFIELVLDRGLSAAVFVELTGLLLPSFVAVILPITTFVVTLFTYVRLAGDRELVVMRAAGLSDWRLSRPALVLATLCTGLCLFLQLWLVPVSHSAFREWQYEIRNEMAAILVQEGVFSALGDDLTVYARRRDPDGNLRGIMVHDSRQPGAPVTIMAEEGRLVSTPRGPRVTLLNGVRQTLEQAPPGAANPAPRLSVLTFTENSLDLATSSRSQQDGGRNRDSRERFVDELLNPDPAENLPDRDIRKFRAEGHQRLASPFTALAFALVALATALGTAFRRHGDSRPAATGVALVVGLLALGLAGGNAAARNNAYIPLIWLQVALPAVGGLWVLLGSPGLPRRKPRLPTGAHDLADDDDDDDAALPEPRLS
- a CDS encoding ABC transporter ATP-binding protein, translating into MTRAAEVRFENVTKSYGGSATAVRDVSFTIPAGTLCTLLGPSGCGKTTTLRMIAGLEYPTSGRVLIGGRDVSALPPAERDVSMVFQSYALFPHMNVLENVGYGLAVSRQPKARVREAALAALESVGLSGFGERLPSELSGGQQQRVAVARALVLEPAVLLFDEPLSNLDARLRRRMREEIRDLQQRLGVTVAYVTHDQAEALAISDKIIVMNQAVIAQEGTPRDLYEQPANAFVAGFVGEANRLDATLSHREGELAKVTLGPATLTLPHRGAREGAIQLAVRPEAIALHDAADPAAMLRGTVSKAAYLGGLMEYTLATEAGDMFVIDPHTNRMRGVGEPVGISLGGKGVAVLPA
- a CDS encoding ABC transporter permease, producing the protein MRSAGFWSSAIALAASLLLPWYLLQDGIGSLSYAGGAWLTDPDGAPALGMILAEGRWWLWPAVVAPLAGLAGAVLPMSRPARSWLFLLAGGLGLMLLAAQGWSIGPRGWMAPWLQAAWGDTEARQYGIGWGGTVVSGALIVLLAAGLAGRGAFRGDAFTATVAAVLTVAIVVFTILPIGQMMAGAFRDAAGGFAPASAVTRLADDRLWGLGCLAGAPRCGVVWNTLLLALLTAAGTTALGLAFALLVTRGRLRFPGPLRWLTVLPIVTPPFILGLGLILIFGRSGLLSQAASSWFGWELGRWIYGLPGLLLAQLFAFTPIAFLVLIGVVEGLSPTLEEASSTLRADERVTFRTVTLPLLLPGLANAFLLGFVESIADFGNAVVLGGSFNVLATEIFFAVVGAQADAGRAASLSLILLVLTLVVFFLQQRLTGRKSYVSISGKGDSGLPPPLPRGVRRLCVAVAGTWGALTVGLYVLAFMGGFVEVWGRDYTPTLRHFAKAFSIEGGQFTGLAWNSVLTTLELAAISAPITAALGILAAWLFSRTRFAGKGALEFATLLSFAVPGTVIGVAYLAAFNLPPLELAGTGAIIVACFVFRNLPVGLRSGMAAMAQIDRSLDEASHTLGGGGLDAFRRVVLPLLRPAIVAGLTYSFVRAMTTVSAVIFLVTAETELATVFIVNRIINGDYGLAISTSLVLIVLMLAVLGLMNLAVGRRRIGRRAAATPAAAAPVPGAIA